Proteins encoded in a region of the Flavobacteriaceae bacterium HL-DH10 genome:
- a CDS encoding TPM domain-containing protein, whose translation MQFSVFSLHLHLKTKALLLLFITFLCFSLSYAQFEIPKKPDFQTSVYDYSNLLSSAQKSSLEQKLIKYSDTTSTQIVIAIINSTEGENINFLGAQWGQEWGIGQEKEDNGILILLAKNDRRIAINTGYGIEHLLTDALSKRIIERDIIPYFKKGDYYGGLNRGTDAIFEVLNGEYQGTRKSNTKFPTELIFILFFIFIIILISISKNRRGGGGNRGNRSGGIDILEAIILSNMGRGNYRRGSSGGFGSSGGGGFGGGFGGGGFGGGGSSGGW comes from the coding sequence ATGCAGTTTTCAGTCTTCAGTCTTCATTTGCATTTAAAAACAAAAGCTTTACTGCTTTTGTTTATTACTTTTTTATGCTTTAGTCTTTCCTATGCACAATTTGAAATTCCTAAAAAACCTGATTTTCAAACTAGTGTTTATGATTATTCTAATTTACTTTCATCAGCACAAAAAAGCAGTCTAGAACAAAAGTTAATAAAATATTCTGACACCACTTCCACTCAAATAGTTATAGCTATTATCAATTCAACCGAAGGGGAGAATATCAATTTTTTAGGTGCGCAATGGGGTCAAGAATGGGGCATTGGACAAGAAAAAGAAGATAATGGTATTTTAATTTTACTGGCTAAAAACGACAGAAGGATTGCTATAAATACAGGATATGGTATAGAACACCTTTTAACGGACGCCTTATCTAAACGTATTATTGAAAGAGACATTATTCCATATTTTAAGAAAGGCGATTATTACGGTGGTTTAAATCGTGGTACAGATGCTATTTTTGAAGTACTTAACGGAGAATATCAAGGAACTCGAAAATCTAATACAAAGTTCCCAACTGAACTTATATTTATTCTCTTTTTTATATTTATTATCATTCTTATTTCTATTTCTAAAAATAGACGTGGTGGTGGCGGTAATAGAGGTAATAGGTCTGGAGGCATTGATATTTTAGAAGCCATTATTTTAAGCAATATGGGACGTGGCAATTACCGAAGAGGTTCTTCTGGTGGTTTTGGAAGTTCTGGTGGTGGCGGTTTTGGCGGTGGCTTCGGCGGTGGTGGCTTTGGAGGCGGCGGTTCCTCTGGTGGTTGGTAA
- the der gene encoding ribosome biogenesis GTPase Der produces the protein MSNIVAIVGRPNVGKSTFFNRLIQRREAIVDAVSGVTRDRHYGKSDWNGKEFSLIDTGGYVLGSDDVFEAEIDKQVELAIDEADAIIFMVDVESGVTGMDEDVSKLLRKVSKPVFLVVNKVDNGKRAEDAVEFYALGLGEYYTIASINGSGTGELLDALVEALPENEEKEEEVEALPRFAVVGRPNAGKSSFINALIGEDRYIVTDIAGTTRDSIDTKYNRFGFEFNLVDTAGIRRKSKVKEDLEFYSVMRSVRAIEHSDVCLIVLDATRGFDGQVQNIFWLAERNRKGIVVLVNKWDLVEKDHKSVKEYEKAIKKQMEPFTDVPVIFISALSKQRIYKAIETAVEVYQNRAKKIKTSKLNEIFLPIIENYPPPAYKAKYVKIKYIMQLPTPQPQFAFFCNLPQYVKEPYKRFLENKLREHFDFKGVPISVYMRKK, from the coding sequence ATGAGTAATATAGTAGCTATTGTAGGAAGACCAAATGTAGGTAAATCAACGTTTTTTAATCGTTTAATTCAGCGAAGAGAAGCCATCGTTGATGCCGTTAGTGGAGTTACTAGAGACCGCCATTATGGTAAAAGTGATTGGAATGGGAAAGAATTCTCGCTTATAGATACAGGTGGATATGTATTAGGAAGTGATGATGTTTTTGAAGCAGAAATAGATAAGCAAGTAGAATTAGCTATTGATGAAGCTGATGCTATTATTTTTATGGTAGATGTAGAATCTGGCGTAACAGGAATGGATGAGGATGTTTCTAAATTACTTAGAAAAGTTAGTAAACCAGTATTTCTTGTTGTGAATAAAGTTGATAATGGTAAAAGAGCAGAAGATGCTGTAGAGTTTTATGCTTTAGGTTTAGGTGAATATTATACCATTGCAAGTATTAATGGAAGCGGTACTGGAGAATTGTTGGATGCACTTGTAGAAGCATTACCTGAAAACGAAGAGAAAGAGGAAGAAGTTGAAGCTTTACCACGTTTTGCTGTAGTAGGACGACCAAATGCAGGGAAATCTTCTTTTATAAACGCCTTAATAGGTGAAGATAGATATATTGTTACTGATATTGCGGGAACAACTCGTGATTCTATCGATACAAAATACAACCGTTTCGGATTTGAATTTAATTTAGTCGATACTGCGGGTATTCGTAGAAAATCTAAAGTAAAAGAAGATTTAGAATTTTATTCGGTTATGAGAAGTGTAAGAGCTATCGAGCATAGTGATGTTTGTTTAATAGTTCTAGATGCCACTCGTGGTTTTGACGGCCAAGTACAAAATATATTTTGGTTAGCAGAGCGTAACAGAAAGGGCATTGTTGTTTTAGTAAATAAATGGGATTTAGTAGAAAAAGATCATAAGTCTGTTAAAGAATACGAAAAAGCGATTAAAAAACAGATGGAGCCGTTTACAGATGTTCCAGTTATATTTATTTCGGCACTGTCTAAACAGCGTATATATAAAGCAATTGAAACAGCTGTTGAGGTTTACCAAAACCGTGCTAAAAAAATTAAAACAAGTAAGCTTAATGAAATCTTTTTACCGATAATAGAAAATTATCCACCGCCAGCATATAAGGCAAAATATGTGAAGATTAAATATATTATGCAGTTGCCAACACCGCAACCGCAGTTTGCTTTTTTCTGTAATCTTCCGCAATATGTGAAAGAACCTTATAAACGTTTTTTAGAAAATAAACTACGTGAGCATTTCGATTTTAAAGGCGTGCCTATTAGTGTTTATATGCGTAAGAAGTAA
- a CDS encoding M23 family metallopeptidase, with the protein MSKVKYYYDSESLSYKKIERRKRTTFKYAAVFLLASALFGFLFVFIASQYVESPKERALKRDLQNTQLQFELLNKKMDEAEAVLANIADRDNNIYRVYFEANPIPEAQRKAGFGGVNRYKKFEGFDNSKLIIESNKRLDILQKEIVVQSKSLDEITKLAEEKEKLLAAIPAIQPVSNKDLTRMASGYGMRTDPFNKTRKMHWGMDFTAPRGTPIYATGDGVVARADNRATGYGNHIRIDHGFGYVSLYAHLYKYNVRKNQKVKRGDLIGFVGSTGRSEAPHCHYEVFKDKQRINPINFYYGSLTAEEFSKLLEHASLENQSLD; encoded by the coding sequence ATGAGTAAGGTAAAATATTATTACGATTCCGAATCGCTTTCATATAAAAAGATAGAACGCAGAAAGCGAACTACTTTTAAGTATGCTGCTGTATTTCTTTTAGCTTCTGCGCTATTCGGTTTTTTATTTGTTTTTATAGCAAGTCAATATGTTGAATCACCTAAAGAACGTGCTTTAAAAAGAGATTTACAAAATACGCAATTACAATTTGAATTATTGAATAAAAAAATGGATGAAGCTGAGGCTGTTTTAGCTAATATAGCGGATAGAGACAATAATATTTATCGTGTTTATTTTGAAGCAAACCCTATTCCAGAAGCACAAAGAAAAGCTGGTTTTGGTGGTGTAAATAGATATAAAAAATTTGAAGGATTTGACAATTCTAAACTTATTATAGAAAGCAACAAACGTTTAGATATTCTTCAAAAAGAAATTGTTGTACAATCTAAATCTTTAGATGAAATAACCAAACTTGCTGAAGAAAAGGAAAAATTATTAGCTGCAATCCCAGCTATTCAGCCAGTTAGTAATAAAGATTTAACCCGAATGGCGTCAGGTTATGGTATGAGAACAGATCCTTTTAACAAAACTCGAAAAATGCATTGGGGCATGGATTTTACGGCCCCAAGAGGCACACCCATTTATGCTACTGGAGACGGTGTAGTTGCTAGAGCAGATAATAGAGCAACAGGCTACGGAAACCATATTAGAATTGATCACGGTTTTGGATACGTTAGCCTTTATGCCCATTTGTATAAATACAATGTTAGAAAAAACCAAAAAGTTAAACGGGGAGATCTTATCGGCTTTGTTGGTAGCACTGGTCGCTCTGAAGCACCGCATTGCCATTATGAAGTTTTTAAAGACAAACAAAGAATTAATCCTATAAACTTTTATTACGGAAGTTTAACTGCTGAAGAATTCAGCAAACTACTGGAGCATGCTTCATTAGAAAACCAATCTTTAGACTAA
- a CDS encoding TPM domain-containing protein has protein sequence MSKIEDFLTQSEEQEVIEAIRIAELNTSGEIRVHLEKTSNGDATNRALELFYTLKMDNTKLQNGVLIYVAIEEKAFVIYGDKGINDVVSNDFWDSTKDVMQSYFKQGNFKQGLVEGIIKSGEQLKKHFPWQDGDIDELSNEISKG, from the coding sequence ATGTCTAAAATCGAAGATTTTTTAACACAATCAGAAGAACAAGAAGTTATTGAAGCCATTAGAATTGCTGAGTTAAATACTTCTGGTGAAATACGAGTCCATTTAGAAAAAACATCTAATGGTGATGCTACAAATCGTGCTTTAGAGTTATTTTATACCTTAAAAATGGATAATACCAAACTCCAAAATGGCGTATTAATATATGTTGCTATTGAAGAAAAAGCTTTTGTTATTTATGGAGACAAAGGTATAAATGATGTGGTTTCAAATGATTTTTGGGATAGCACTAAAGATGTTATGCAATCCTATTTTAAACAAGGCAACTTTAAACAAGGCTTAGTTGAAGGCATTATAAAATCTGGCGAACAACTAAAAAAACATTTCCCTTGGCAAGATGGCGATATTGATGAATTATCTAATGAAATTTCTAAAGGATAG
- a CDS encoding LemA family protein → MKKWLPLIIIIAVILLIFKWGIGTNNMLVEKEGLAKAQWANVESSYQRRADLIPNLVATVKGYAAHEKETLEGVIKARSEATKTTINAGDLTPEKMAQFQQAQQGLSGALSKLLVTVERYPELKADKSFLELQSQLEGTENRINVERNRFNQIAGEYNIIIKKIPTNFIAGMRGFEGMPLYKSDSGSENAPKVEF, encoded by the coding sequence ATGAAAAAATGGCTACCATTAATTATTATCATTGCTGTAATTCTTTTAATATTTAAATGGGGAATTGGGACAAACAATATGCTCGTTGAAAAAGAAGGTTTAGCAAAAGCACAATGGGCAAATGTTGAAAGTTCGTATCAAAGAAGAGCTGATTTAATACCTAACTTAGTAGCTACAGTAAAAGGTTATGCCGCTCATGAAAAAGAAACCTTAGAAGGCGTTATCAAAGCACGCTCTGAAGCAACAAAAACGACCATTAACGCGGGTGATTTAACACCAGAAAAAATGGCTCAATTCCAACAAGCACAACAGGGTTTAAGCGGTGCTTTATCTAAATTATTAGTTACTGTAGAACGCTACCCTGAATTAAAAGCAGATAAAAGTTTTTTAGAACTCCAATCACAACTTGAAGGAACAGAAAATAGAATTAATGTAGAACGAAATCGTTTTAATCAAATTGCTGGAGAATACAACATTATTATCAAAAAAATTCCAACCAATTTTATAGCCGGTATGAGAGGGTTTGAAGGAATGCCTTTATACAAATCTGATTCAGGAAGTGAAAATGCTCCTAAAGTAGAATTTTAA
- a CDS encoding TlpA disulfide reductase family protein — protein sequence MKKIIFACLLAFLTISAFAQKTIENPEYRLSSIPGSITKIELLDTTTVLHFHIKTYPGRWVSIPNKTFIQDSNGGDQLFIIKAEGTKINKRHIIPESGEIFYTLYFPKLNSNINTIDYGEANDGGNWSVYDILVNETEDTSVLPKVLRGNWLLADGSNLFNYGFYVNNAIVDRAVWNYQSVKNKGKKYEIILERNGALKTIHAKLGKKGLVDFGSNVKDLKPYSLDRIYNSNYKIVDNKPYNESMFQIDSTTYSGVIKGYTSKIEEKTGMVYVNNVFAGNQDSYMIKVADDGSFSVKFPVNYPQPIFVRLPYANISVFVEPGKETFHVINGDKSFFMGDCAQVNTDLDLMKSIRDTGFNSIQKKIGELSPEEFKKLCFESKEKQLKEFNEFQINNIISKKAIQIKKNDIEYNALDKLSGYGLYRRSIERRNKSVKKEEDKMPYKAFKVDASFYDFISKDNLTDKFPVLTTNYYYFINRLMYADIFKNNAQTNYTTSEIVGLLLKDNKDLSVDVLKMSEMSKEIETPEIQLKQAEFKKAHGDTQQAFYKKYMKDYNAYVKDNNIKLIHNDYILNVVDYLKIKGEELNHEEQELVEAFKNIRTDEETRKTKKFNDTYGFIKAELYKKYSKEISGFYRNKSSIEIDNSMKSFFGVSNSFLFDIITSQRASRILNDFNVYSDNDLKLLKKNIKDPLVYNCLVAANELTKLKIERNKTLGGYTVNTVNKTEGDELFDTIVKKFKGKVVYVDFWATWCGPCISGIRKVASLKEEMKGDDVVFLYITNQTSPEGTWKNSIPNIKGEHYRVSADEWNYLSDKFKISGIPHYALVNREGKVVRYKLGHRNNTSLKVLLKEELEK from the coding sequence ATGAAAAAAATCATTTTTGCATGCTTATTAGCGTTTTTAACTATTAGTGCTTTTGCACAAAAAACTATTGAAAACCCAGAATACAGATTAAGTTCAATTCCTGGTTCAATAACTAAAATTGAATTATTAGATACAACAACCGTTTTGCATTTTCATATCAAAACGTACCCTGGAAGGTGGGTTTCTATTCCTAACAAAACCTTTATACAAGATTCTAATGGAGGTGATCAGCTTTTTATAATTAAGGCGGAGGGAACAAAAATAAATAAACGACATATTATACCTGAGTCAGGTGAAATATTTTACACCTTGTATTTTCCGAAGTTAAATTCTAATATAAATACTATAGACTATGGTGAGGCAAATGATGGCGGTAATTGGTCTGTTTATGATATTTTAGTAAATGAAACTGAAGACACTTCAGTATTGCCAAAGGTACTTAGAGGTAATTGGTTGTTAGCAGATGGTAGTAATCTATTTAATTATGGGTTTTATGTTAATAATGCTATTGTAGACCGTGCCGTTTGGAATTATCAATCAGTTAAAAATAAAGGAAAAAAATACGAAATAATTTTAGAAAGAAACGGAGCATTAAAAACCATTCATGCAAAACTAGGTAAAAAAGGATTGGTAGATTTTGGAAGTAATGTAAAGGACTTGAAACCTTATAGTTTGGATCGTATTTATAATTCTAATTATAAAATAGTAGATAATAAACCATATAACGAATCCATGTTTCAAATAGATTCTACAACGTATTCAGGAGTTATAAAAGGATACACTAGTAAGATAGAAGAGAAAACAGGAATGGTATACGTAAACAACGTTTTCGCAGGTAATCAAGATTCTTATATGATAAAGGTTGCTGATGATGGAAGTTTTTCGGTTAAATTCCCAGTAAATTATCCACAACCTATTTTTGTACGATTACCATATGCTAATATATCTGTTTTTGTAGAGCCTGGAAAAGAAACATTTCATGTAATAAACGGAGATAAATCTTTCTTTATGGGAGATTGTGCTCAGGTAAATACAGATTTAGATTTAATGAAATCTATTAGAGACACAGGATTTAATAGTATACAGAAAAAAATAGGAGAATTGTCTCCAGAAGAATTTAAGAAACTATGTTTTGAAAGTAAAGAAAAGCAGTTGAAGGAATTCAATGAATTTCAGATAAATAATATTATAAGTAAAAAAGCAATACAAATAAAAAAAAATGATATTGAGTATAATGCTTTAGATAAACTTTCAGGTTATGGTTTGTATAGAAGAAGTATTGAAAGAAGAAATAAATCAGTTAAAAAAGAAGAAGATAAAATGCCTTATAAAGCGTTTAAAGTAGATGCTTCTTTTTATGACTTTATTTCAAAAGATAATTTAACTGATAAATTTCCTGTATTAACCACCAATTACTATTATTTCATTAATAGATTGATGTATGCAGATATTTTTAAAAATAATGCACAAACTAATTATACCACATCTGAAATTGTAGGTTTATTACTAAAAGATAATAAAGATTTGAGTGTTGATGTATTGAAAATGTCTGAAATGAGTAAGGAAATAGAAACACCGGAAATTCAATTAAAGCAGGCAGAATTTAAAAAAGCACATGGTGATACCCAACAGGCGTTTTATAAAAAATATATGAAAGATTATAATGCCTATGTAAAAGATAATAATATAAAGCTTATACATAATGATTATATTTTGAATGTAGTTGATTATTTGAAAATTAAAGGAGAAGAATTAAATCACGAAGAGCAAGAGCTTGTAGAAGCTTTCAAAAATATACGAACAGATGAAGAAACAAGAAAAACAAAAAAATTCAACGATACTTATGGTTTTATAAAGGCAGAGTTATATAAGAAATATAGTAAAGAAATTAGTGGCTTTTATAGAAATAAATCATCTATAGAAATAGATAATAGTATGAAGTCGTTTTTTGGTGTTTCAAATAGCTTTTTGTTCGATATTATTACTTCTCAGAGAGCTAGTAGGATTTTAAACGATTTTAATGTTTATAGCGATAATGATCTAAAGCTACTTAAAAAAAATATTAAAGACCCTTTAGTGTATAATTGTTTAGTAGCTGCAAATGAATTGACTAAACTAAAAATAGAACGAAACAAGACTTTAGGTGGTTATACAGTTAATACGGTTAATAAAACAGAAGGAGACGAATTGTTTGATACTATAGTTAAAAAATTCAAAGGAAAAGTAGTCTATGTCGATTTCTGGGCAACATGGTGTGGTCCATGTATATCTGGTATAAGAAAAGTTGCGTCTTTGAAGGAAGAAATGAAAGGTGATGATGTTGTGTTCTTATATATAACAAACCAAACGTCTCCAGAAGGAACATGGAAGAATAGTATTCCTAATATTAAAGGCGAGCATTATAGAGTTTCAGCAGATGAATGGAATTATTTGTCTGATAAGTTTAAAATTTCTGGAATACCTCATTATGCTTTAGTTAATAGAGAAGGCAAAGTAGTGAGATATAAATTAGGACATAGAAATAATACTAGTTTAAAAGTGCTTTTAAAAGAAGAGTTAGAAAAGTAA
- a CDS encoding MerR family transcriptional regulator, which produces MYINLPEKRYYAIGEVAKAFDVNTSLIRFWEKEFDVLKPKKNAKGNRKFTPEDIKNLKFIYHLVKERGFTLEGAKTHLKEGKKDTLNNFEIVSKLEDIRNQLIKIKEHL; this is translated from the coding sequence ATGTATATAAATTTACCTGAAAAACGTTATTATGCTATTGGAGAAGTTGCAAAAGCTTTCGATGTAAACACCTCATTAATTCGTTTTTGGGAAAAAGAATTTGATGTTTTAAAACCAAAGAAAAACGCTAAAGGCAATCGGAAATTTACTCCAGAAGACATTAAAAATCTTAAATTCATTTATCATCTTGTTAAAGAACGTGGTTTTACGCTTGAAGGAGCAAAAACACATTTAAAAGAAGGCAAAAAAGATACTCTTAATAATTTTGAAATAGTTAGCAAACTAGAGGACATAAGAAATCAACTTATTAAAATAAAAGAACATCTTTAA